A region of Candidatus Omnitrophota bacterium DNA encodes the following proteins:
- a CDS encoding 7-carboxy-7-deazaguanine synthase QueE: MKIIFKQPTAKVTEVFLSIQGEGVYAGEDHVFVRFHGCNLRCAFCDTPQPEAPEESSIRAVVDKVFDADKGKKAKAVTITGGEPLLHTQFLKVLLPALKERGYKIHLDTNGTLPDKAKEVIGLVDVIAMDIKLPSSTKNRHFWEEHFEFLKAAKEKEVFIKMVVTNETHDADVEKAIALIESIDRNIPLIFQPASAFGEFKGVPENAKLLDWQKKALAKLKDVRIIPQLHKIKGVK, encoded by the coding sequence ATGAAAATAATATTCAAACAACCTACTGCGAAAGTGACCGAAGTCTTCCTCTCTATCCAGGGCGAGGGTGTCTATGCCGGAGAGGACCATGTCTTCGTCCGTTTCCACGGCTGCAACCTGCGCTGCGCGTTTTGCGATACGCCACAGCCGGAAGCGCCCGAAGAGTCTTCGATAAGGGCTGTCGTCGATAAGGTATTCGACGCGGATAAAGGTAAAAAAGCGAAGGCTGTCACGATAACGGGAGGTGAACCTTTACTTCACACGCAATTCCTGAAAGTCCTCCTGCCGGCGCTAAAGGAAAGGGGATATAAGATACACCTCGATACGAACGGGACCCTCCCGGATAAGGCGAAGGAAGTGATAGGCCTTGTCGATGTCATCGCCATGGATATCAAACTGCCGTCCTCGACGAAGAACAGGCATTTTTGGGAAGAGCACTTCGAATTCCTGAAAGCGGCTAAAGAGAAAGAAGTTTTTATCAAGATGGTCGTCACGAACGAGACCCACGACGCCGATGTCGAAAAGGCTATCGCGTTGATAGAGAGCATCGACAGGAATATACCGCTTATATTCCAGCCGGCCTCTGCCTTCGGGGAGTTCAAGGGCGTCCCTGAAAACGCCAAACTTCTCGATTGGCAGAAGAAGGCGCTGGCGAAACTGAAGGACGTGAGGATAATACCGCAACTCCATAAGATCAAGGGTGTAAAATGA
- the queC gene encoding 7-cyano-7-deazaguanine synthase QueC: MKNRTRRTRKAVVLLSGGLDSATTLYYAKSKGYDCKCLVFDYGQRHKKEIESAKKIAGSCGADYEIIKIALPWKGSALLDRRIAVPKSGRHPAKGIPATYVPARNTVFLSFAVSCAEATGATAIFIGANAVDFSGYPDCRPGYYKVFNKLIKRGTKAGAKIKIFTPLIGMAKARIIRLGTKLGVPYEYTWSCYAGGKGPCLTCDSCIIREKGFREAKIKDPSKKR; the protein is encoded by the coding sequence ATGAAGAATCGCACGCGCAGGACAAGGAAGGCGGTGGTATTGCTGTCGGGCGGGTTGGATTCCGCGACTACGCTTTATTACGCGAAGAGCAAGGGATACGATTGCAAGTGCCTGGTCTTTGATTACGGACAGCGCCATAAAAAAGAGATCGAAAGCGCGAAGAAGATCGCCGGATCCTGCGGCGCGGATTACGAGATCATAAAGATCGCTTTGCCGTGGAAAGGGAGCGCCCTCCTTGACAGGCGCATAGCCGTGCCAAAGAGCGGAAGGCATCCGGCAAAAGGGATACCGGCCACTTATGTGCCGGCAAGGAACACGGTATTTCTGAGTTTCGCGGTTTCCTGCGCCGAGGCGACAGGCGCGACCGCGATATTTATCGGCGCGAACGCGGTCGATTTCAGCGGGTATCCCGATTGCAGGCCCGGATATTATAAAGTTTTCAATAAATTGATTAAGCGCGGAACAAAAGCCGGCGCCAAGATAAAGATATTTACGCCGCTCATAGGCATGGCAAAAGCGCGGATCATCAGGTTGGGGACGAAATTGGGCGTGCCGTACGAATATACGTGGTCGTGCTACGCCGGAGGCAAGGGCCCTTGCCTTACGTGTGATTCGTGCATCATAAGGGAAAAAGGTTTCAGGGAGGCCAAGATAAAAGACCCCTCGAAAAAGAGATGA
- a CDS encoding 6-carboxytetrahydropterin synthase — protein sequence MFEVSVKGSFSGAHRLKGYRGKCEALHGHNWDVEVFAATKKLDHGGLAIDFRTLRNKLNAVLDSLDHRDLNGIIFFKKGNPSAENIAKYIYDNLKKALKGDKVSLRRVSVWETRDSCATYFE from the coding sequence ATGTTTGAGGTATCGGTAAAAGGGAGTTTCAGCGGCGCGCACAGGCTGAAGGGCTACCGCGGCAAATGCGAGGCCCTCCACGGCCACAATTGGGACGTCGAGGTTTTCGCGGCGACGAAAAAACTGGACCACGGCGGCCTGGCGATAGATTTCAGGACCCTTAGGAATAAATTGAACGCCGTCCTGGATTCGCTCGACCACCGCGACTTGAACGGCATAATATTCTTTAAAAAAGGCAATCCCTCCGCGGAGAATATCGCGAAGTATATATACGATAATTTAAAGAAGGCGCTTAAGGGCGATAAGGTCTCGCTGAGGCGCGTGAGCGTCTGGGAGACGAGGGATTCCTGCGCCACGTATTTTGAATGA
- the murI gene encoding glutamate racemase, translated as MRDKPIGVFDSGVGGLTVVKQLAKEMPAEDIIYFGDTARVPYGTKSPSTIKKFSIENVLFLLNFDVKLIIIACNTSSAIGLPFLSKYFSVPIIGVIKPGAKAAIRSTRNGRVGVIGTTATVLSKAYEKEINALDPKIKVYSKDCPLFVPLVEEGWAGDGIVDIAAGKYLSGLKEKKIDTVILGCTHYPLLKPAIQKVMGKAVKLVDSAEETAIEARNLLEECGLKYPGRRAGRSRFYVSDAPGKFLTVAKRFLGTDVKTAEQVKDV; from the coding sequence ATGAGAGATAAGCCTATAGGGGTCTTTGACTCGGGTGTAGGCGGGCTCACCGTCGTCAAGCAACTGGCGAAAGAGATGCCTGCCGAGGATATCATCTATTTCGGCGACACCGCGCGCGTCCCTTACGGCACGAAATCCCCGTCGACGATAAAGAAATTTTCGATAGAGAACGTCCTCTTCCTGCTGAATTTCGACGTGAAGCTTATTATCATCGCCTGCAACACTTCGTCCGCGATAGGATTGCCTTTCCTCTCCAAATATTTCAGCGTGCCGATAATCGGCGTCATCAAGCCCGGCGCGAAGGCGGCGATACGCTCGACCAGGAACGGCCGGGTGGGCGTAATAGGGACGACGGCTACGGTCCTGAGCAAGGCCTATGAGAAGGAGATAAATGCCCTCGACCCGAAGATCAAAGTTTACAGCAAGGACTGCCCTCTATTCGTCCCGCTCGTCGAAGAGGGTTGGGCCGGCGACGGCATAGTCGACATAGCGGCGGGGAAATATCTCTCCGGGCTCAAAGAAAAGAAGATAGATACGGTGATCCTCGGCTGCACGCATTACCCTCTCCTGAAACCCGCCATACAAAAGGTGATGGGTAAGGCGGTAAAACTTGTGGATTCGGCCGAGGAGACCGCCATAGAGGCGAGGAACTTGCTTGAGGAGTGCGGGTTGAAATACCCGGGCCGGAGGGCGGGACGTTCCAGATTTTATGTAAGCGACGCGCCGGGTAAGTTCCTGACCGTCGCGAAAAGGTTCCTCGGCACGGACGTCAAGACAGCGGAGCAGGTGAAGGATGTTTGA
- a CDS encoding N-acetylmuramoyl-L-alanine amidase, whose product MITRRLFLVIFAALLLFTAGCATAPRMGEIRGALSSQAVKIDGKSYIPLTLIAGYYQARCEWDPVARRADLIKENKIFAFYVGMDYAAINGKPERLSSPVVFYEGSAAIPADFAINSIARVLSPPRITGPRPPVTQKYLVRKVVIDAGHGGNDPGAVGRTGLKEKDLVLDVARRVKEQLNENGVDVVMTRDRDRFIPLEKRSQIANENNVDFFVSIHANSARLKGAKGFEVYYLSTAVDDNARAVEAAENSFLKFDDSSFQRRNTDLEATLWDLVYTENREESIELARNISKSVDASTSLYCRGVKSARFYVLKGAQMPAVLVEIGFISNPAEEKDLKSASCREDVASAIAKGILNYKKIYESTDGFTK is encoded by the coding sequence ATGATAACGAGAAGGCTGTTCCTGGTGATTTTCGCGGCGCTTCTTCTTTTTACCGCGGGATGCGCGACCGCCCCGAGGATGGGAGAGATACGGGGCGCGCTTTCATCGCAGGCCGTGAAGATCGACGGCAAGAGTTATATCCCGCTGACGCTCATCGCCGGATACTACCAGGCCAGGTGCGAATGGGACCCGGTGGCGAGAAGGGCCGACCTAATCAAGGAAAACAAGATATTCGCTTTTTATGTCGGCATGGACTACGCCGCTATAAACGGAAAGCCGGAAAGATTAAGCTCCCCGGTGGTTTTTTATGAGGGTTCGGCCGCGATACCCGCCGATTTTGCCATCAATTCGATAGCTAGAGTGCTCAGCCCTCCGCGGATCACCGGCCCCAGGCCGCCGGTCACACAGAAATACCTGGTAAGGAAGGTTGTTATCGATGCGGGCCACGGCGGCAATGATCCCGGGGCGGTAGGCCGGACCGGATTAAAAGAAAAAGACCTCGTCCTCGATGTAGCCAGGCGCGTAAAAGAACAGCTCAACGAGAACGGCGTCGATGTGGTAATGACCCGCGACAGGGACAGGTTTATCCCGCTGGAAAAGAGGTCGCAGATAGCCAACGAGAACAACGTAGATTTCTTTGTCAGTATCCATGCCAATTCGGCGAGACTGAAAGGCGCGAAGGGGTTCGAGGTATATTACCTGTCGACCGCGGTCGATGACAACGCCCGCGCCGTGGAGGCCGCAGAAAATTCTTTCCTGAAATTTGACGATTCCTCTTTCCAGCGCCGCAATACAGACCTCGAGGCGACGCTCTGGGACCTCGTATATACCGAGAACAGGGAAGAATCGATAGAGCTAGCCCGGAATATCTCGAAATCCGTGGACGCGTCTACCTCCCTTTATTGCCGCGGCGTCAAGAGCGCGAGGTTCTATGTATTAAAGGGCGCGCAGATGCCGGCCGTGCTGGTCGAGATCGGTTTTATATCCAATCCCGCGGAAGAAAAAGACCTTAAGAGCGCCTCGTGCAGGGAGGATGTAGCATCGGCGATAGCGAAAGGGATACTCAATTACAAGAAGATCTATGAATCTACCGACGGATTTACCAAATGA
- the smpB gene encoding SsrA-binding protein SmpB, translated as MADETVATNREARHNYHILETFEAGIALQGAEVKSLRDKKANLKDSFARIDDDELFLYNMHISPYPQAGRFAPDPKRRRKLLMHKPQINKLQGDLAQKGLTLVPLKIYFKKGMAKAEIALVKGKKLYDRRDDIKKRDSDRDLRREFRGK; from the coding sequence ATGGCAGACGAGACAGTTGCCACAAATAGGGAAGCCCGTCATAATTACCACATCCTCGAGACCTTCGAGGCGGGTATAGCCCTTCAGGGCGCGGAGGTAAAGTCCCTGAGGGACAAGAAGGCAAACCTGAAGGACAGTTTTGCCAGGATAGACGATGACGAGCTTTTTCTCTATAATATGCACATATCGCCGTATCCTCAGGCCGGCAGGTTCGCGCCCGACCCTAAGAGGCGGCGCAAGCTATTGATGCATAAGCCCCAGATAAACAAGCTTCAGGGGGATCTGGCCCAGAAAGGCCTTACTCTTGTCCCGCTGAAGATATATTTCAAGAAGGGCATGGCCAAGGCAGAGATCGCCCTGGTGAAGGGCAAAAAGCTCTATGACAGGCGTGACGATATCAAGAAACGCGACTCCGACAGGGATCTGCGTCGGGAGTTTAGAGGAAAGTGA
- the glgP gene encoding alpha-glucan family phosphorylase yields the protein MEDYLKEFLDLVKVHRFEELYSKDITAENYFGFPLRSIVEAEKRLLSAEEPSVAYLSMEYGLGTSIYNTFIPAKPVSESNILPRQNIFSNMRIRDYYFSFKVDHRIMDLPIYSGGLGVLAGDTLKSSADLNVSLAAIGILWRKGYFKQNFWYKDGQVPEELNWDPYSYPGLIPLDTVIKIPLSGGDLLLRLWKYYVYSFDKKHVIPLTLLDSDVEGNNPEFRTLTDQLYRSDNSYIKIVQRVILGIGGIKALEALGYSIRKYHLNEGHAALALVQKADALQKDGLASLEKDFIYTCHTPVAAGHDRFPIKELEKILPLENVDFIRNHGLEGDDTANFTQLLLNCCDHVNAVAKKHGEVTRLQFPQHADKIQTITNGIHIPTWISGSFSDLLKKYGNDIGQCASGHAEPADLEKLRNNNEFRLDLWKAHQENKRNLQSIFENWDIRENVFTVCWARRIAAYKRPSLIFQDPRRLVDIANRVGPIQVVIAGKAHPNDNLVGTFINNIMNTIDALGTQGSSIRIIMLENYDIFFGKILSNSVDVWLNNPLPPFEASGTSGMKAILNGVVQLSTLDGWVVEAEDAGMGEIFGYRHKTGEPIGNELDLRLDADSGELYNALERLVKLYYETNRDGNANAGSKWIDIMINCMIQSHYFNTCRMVKEYRDKMWFDKN from the coding sequence ATGGAAGACTACCTTAAAGAATTCCTAGATCTTGTCAAAGTCCACCGGTTCGAGGAGTTATATTCGAAAGATATAACCGCTGAAAACTACTTCGGCTTCCCCCTGCGGAGCATTGTCGAGGCGGAGAAGAGGCTCCTCTCCGCGGAAGAACCGTCGGTGGCCTATCTCTCGATGGAATACGGCCTCGGGACCAGCATCTACAATACATTTATCCCGGCGAAACCCGTTTCGGAATCCAATATCCTGCCCAGGCAGAACATATTTTCGAATATGAGGATACGGGATTATTACTTCAGTTTCAAGGTGGACCACAGGATAATGGACCTGCCTATCTACAGCGGCGGCCTCGGCGTCCTAGCCGGAGATACGCTCAAATCCTCGGCGGACTTAAACGTATCCCTGGCGGCGATCGGTATACTCTGGCGCAAGGGGTATTTCAAGCAGAACTTCTGGTACAAGGACGGGCAGGTGCCTGAGGAGCTCAATTGGGACCCGTATTCGTACCCGGGCCTCATCCCCCTCGATACGGTCATTAAGATACCGCTAAGCGGCGGCGACCTGCTGCTCCGGCTCTGGAAATATTACGTATACAGTTTCGACAAGAAACACGTCATACCGCTTACCCTCCTTGATTCCGACGTCGAGGGAAATAACCCGGAATTCAGGACGCTCACCGACCAGCTCTACAGGAGCGATAATTCCTACATAAAGATCGTTCAGCGCGTGATACTCGGGATAGGCGGGATAAAAGCGCTCGAGGCTCTCGGCTATTCGATAAGGAAATACCACCTAAATGAGGGGCACGCGGCTCTCGCGCTCGTCCAGAAGGCGGACGCGCTGCAAAAAGACGGCCTGGCCTCGCTCGAAAAAGATTTTATTTACACATGCCATACGCCGGTCGCGGCCGGCCATGACCGTTTCCCGATAAAAGAGCTTGAGAAGATCCTTCCCCTGGAGAATGTCGATTTCATAAGAAATCACGGCCTCGAGGGAGATGACACCGCGAACTTCACGCAGCTCCTCCTTAATTGCTGCGACCATGTGAACGCGGTCGCGAAAAAACACGGCGAGGTGACCCGGCTGCAATTCCCGCAGCATGCGGACAAGATACAAACGATAACCAACGGCATCCACATCCCGACGTGGATATCCGGCAGTTTCTCCGACCTGTTGAAAAAATACGGGAACGATATCGGCCAATGCGCCTCCGGGCACGCGGAACCTGCCGACCTCGAGAAACTCAGGAACAATAACGAGTTCAGGCTTGATCTATGGAAAGCTCACCAGGAGAACAAGCGCAACCTGCAGTCGATATTCGAGAACTGGGACATCAGGGAGAACGTCTTTACGGTATGCTGGGCGCGAAGGATAGCCGCTTACAAGAGGCCGAGCCTGATATTCCAGGATCCCCGGCGCCTGGTCGATATAGCGAACAGGGTCGGCCCTATCCAGGTGGTCATCGCCGGGAAGGCGCATCCCAACGACAACCTCGTCGGGACATTCATAAACAACATAATGAACACGATAGACGCGCTGGGGACACAGGGCTCGTCCATCAGGATAATAATGCTCGAGAATTATGACATATTTTTCGGGAAGATCCTCAGTAACTCGGTCGATGTCTGGCTTAATAATCCCCTTCCCCCGTTCGAGGCCTCCGGCACGAGCGGGATGAAGGCTATACTAAACGGGGTCGTCCAGCTCTCCACGCTCGACGGGTGGGTCGTGGAGGCCGAGGACGCGGGCATGGGCGAGATATTCGGGTACCGGCACAAGACAGGCGAGCCGATAGGCAATGAACTTGACCTTCGCCTTGACGCCGATTCCGGCGAGCTCTATAACGCGCTGGAGAGGCTGGTAAAACTCTATTACGAGACAAACCGGGACGGCAACGCCAATGCGGGTTCCAAATGGATCGATATTATGATAAACTGTATGATACAAAGCCATTACTTCAACACCTGCAGGATGGTCAAGGAATACCGCGACAAGATGTGGTTCGATAAGAATTAG
- a CDS encoding YbaK/EbsC family protein encodes MAIAAKLKKYLDSNKVKYKALKHKLAYTAQEIAAAQEVPGKQVVKSVLVKAGDRFVLAVLPAIHLIDAKKLKAVLKCKSIKIATEKDIKKVIPDYKPGSMPPFGNLFGLETCADKMLKEDVEIVFNGGTHTDTVKMKYADFEKLAKPKVSDFGKHV; translated from the coding sequence ATGGCGATAGCGGCGAAGTTAAAGAAATACCTGGACTCGAACAAGGTCAAATACAAGGCGCTAAAGCACAAACTCGCCTACACCGCCCAGGAGATAGCGGCCGCGCAGGAAGTGCCGGGTAAACAGGTCGTAAAATCGGTGCTGGTAAAAGCCGGCGACAGGTTCGTCCTCGCTGTCCTGCCCGCGATACACCTCATCGACGCGAAGAAGCTCAAGGCCGTCCTGAAGTGCAAGTCCATAAAGATCGCCACTGAAAAGGATATCAAGAAGGTCATCCCGGATTACAAGCCCGGCTCGATGCCGCCGTTCGGGAACCTCTTCGGCCTCGAGACCTGCGCCGACAAGATGCTTAAGGAAGATGTGGAGATCGTATTCAACGGCGGGACTCACACCGATACGGTGAAGATGAAATACGCGGATTTTGAAAAACTGGCGAAACCGAAGGTCTCGGATTTCGGCAAACACGTATAA
- a CDS encoding YraN family protein, whose amino-acid sequence MGNKELGDLGETHAARSLALRGYSIIARKFRCRFGEIDIIAMDRGTLVFIEVRSRSDDGYGLPYETINHTKRQHIRRVATVFQMKYGLLDHDSRFDCVSVIFDKKGNIKDTEIIKDAFWS is encoded by the coding sequence GTGGGGAATAAGGAATTGGGGGACCTCGGCGAGACGCACGCGGCGAGGTCCCTCGCCTTAAGAGGCTACAGCATAATCGCGCGGAAGTTCCGCTGCAGGTTCGGGGAGATAGATATAATCGCGATGGACCGGGGAACGCTCGTATTTATTGAGGTCCGCTCCAGGTCGGATGACGGGTACGGGCTTCCGTACGAGACGATAAACCATACCAAGAGACAGCATATAAGGCGGGTCGCGACCGTTTTTCAGATGAAATATGGTCTTTTGGACCATGATTCAAGATTTGATTGTGTTTCGGTGATCTTCGACAAAAAGGGCAACATAAAGGATACTGAAATCATAAAGGACGCATTCTGGAGCTAA
- a CDS encoding SpoVG family protein yields MQMLNFSVKRLYRFDGEGSLKAFADVAIGEEFLVKGFRVVEGKNGLFVSGPQQAGNDGKWYPTAYPLNDEAKKEIDKVVMEAFGSGE; encoded by the coding sequence ATGCAGATGCTCAATTTCAGCGTAAAGAGGCTGTACAGGTTCGACGGAGAAGGCTCGCTCAAGGCGTTCGCGGACGTCGCCATCGGCGAGGAGTTCCTGGTGAAGGGGTTCCGGGTGGTGGAGGGTAAGAACGGATTATTCGTATCCGGCCCCCAGCAGGCCGGTAACGACGGCAAATGGTACCCTACGGCCTACCCGTTAAATGACGAAGCCAAGAAAGAGATCGATAAGGTCGTGATGGAAGCCTTTGGAAGTGGGGAATAA
- a CDS encoding FecR family protein, with the protein MRLKFPVYFLLFGFLFFSPLSLCAKELEREARVIFAKGDAKVQRAGKAEWISAKKGMLLADGDTAKTGKGAAIEISFDSENKNLVRLEESSTLVLRGRMLKQIELPQGRIRSLVKKLDKGTSFEIKTPTIIAGARGSGWDVSASEKRDNVKAFEDEIFVQAYDQDGKLIKEILVREGWEVMIDRFQAPGELIELADRDKQDWNSWRDDLNDRLQAGGEKEIDRSGEFNDIQAIEAATEKRDDFKQDLRETEDKNIINDRIRQEGTVGRGGGGQVGGPHY; encoded by the coding sequence ATGAGGCTTAAATTTCCGGTATATTTTTTGTTGTTCGGTTTCCTGTTCTTTAGCCCCTTGTCCCTTTGCGCCAAGGAGCTGGAAAGGGAAGCGAGGGTGATCTTCGCCAAAGGCGACGCGAAAGTCCAGAGGGCCGGCAAGGCCGAATGGATCTCCGCGAAAAAAGGCATGCTTCTAGCCGACGGCGATACCGCCAAGACAGGAAAGGGCGCGGCCATAGAGATCTCTTTTGATAGCGAGAACAAGAACCTGGTCAGGCTTGAGGAGAGCTCGACGCTTGTCCTGCGCGGAAGGATGCTTAAACAGATAGAGCTGCCCCAGGGCAGGATACGTTCGCTGGTCAAAAAGCTTGATAAAGGGACTTCCTTTGAGATAAAAACACCCACCATCATCGCCGGGGCAAGGGGAAGCGGATGGGATGTCTCCGCTTCCGAAAAAAGGGATAACGTCAAGGCCTTTGAGGATGAGATATTCGTCCAGGCTTACGACCAGGACGGTAAATTAATAAAAGAGATCCTGGTCAGGGAAGGGTGGGAGGTGATGATAGACAGGTTCCAGGCGCCCGGCGAACTCATTGAGCTGGCGGATAGGGACAAACAGGATTGGAACTCATGGCGCGACGACCTGAACGACCGCCTGCAGGCCGGCGGCGAAAAAGAAATAGACAGGTCCGGCGAATTTAATGATATCCAGGCGATAGAAGCGGCGACCGAAAAACGGGACGATTTTAAGCAGGACCTCCGGGAAACGGAAGACAAAAATATAATAAACGACAGGATCCGGCAGGAGGGGACGGTTGGAAGAGGAGGCGGCGGTCAAGTCGGAGGCCCGCATTATTAA
- a CDS encoding MlaD family protein encodes MAKFNNEIKTGIVVVAAVLVFMYISAMMGGGKKVIGGYDLNVMFSYVNGLEDKAPVKLAGVNVGEVKKVAHIYDNDETKVLVQLTLNDGTRVREDSKIMISTTGLIGEKYIEITGGKKGSPVVEKGKTLTGVDPFVMEELIAKVDSAVQDLQKLMGDADTVLVENKDDIRATIMNLKDSSANLKDSSENLKEFSDEVKRNPWKLLMKGKEVPPKSGPKK; translated from the coding sequence ATGGCTAAATTCAATAACGAGATAAAGACCGGGATAGTCGTCGTAGCCGCGGTATTGGTGTTTATGTATATCTCCGCGATGATGGGGGGCGGGAAGAAGGTTATCGGGGGCTACGACCTTAATGTCATGTTCAGTTACGTAAACGGCCTCGAAGACAAGGCGCCGGTAAAACTGGCGGGCGTCAACGTAGGAGAGGTGAAGAAGGTCGCGCATATCTATGATAATGATGAGACCAAAGTGCTTGTCCAGCTCACCCTTAACGACGGGACCAGGGTCAGGGAAGATTCAAAGATAATGATAAGCACGACCGGGCTGATAGGGGAGAAATACATCGAGATAACCGGCGGGAAAAAAGGTTCGCCAGTCGTCGAAAAAGGCAAGACATTGACAGGGGTAGACCCGTTCGTTATGGAAGAGCTCATAGCTAAAGTGGATTCCGCGGTGCAGGATTTGCAGAAACTTATGGGCGATGCCGACACCGTCCTCGTAGAGAATAAGGACGATATCAGGGCTACGATAATGAATCTCAAGGATTCATCCGCGAACCTCAAGGACTCTTCCGAGAACTTAAAGGAATTCAGCGACGAAGTGAAGCGGAATCCCTGGAAGCTTCTCATGAAAGGCAAGGAAGTCCCGCCAAAGTCCGGTCCCAAGAAGTAA
- a CDS encoding ABC transporter ATP-binding protein: METVIKIENLVKAFDGRRVLENINLEVYKGETIVIVGGSGCGKSTLLRHIIGQLRPDAGKIHLFGEDITRLKESQMDRLKKRFGMLFQSAALFDSLTVEENIALPLREHTKLDEHIIKIMVKMKLNQVGLRGFGHLMPSQLSGGMRKRVGLARAVALDPEIIFYDEPSAGLDPVVTAVVDKLIVDLAGALSITSVVVTHDMNSVFRIADRIVMLYKGKVLQIGTKDEIRNSKNEYIQQFINGTIEGPMRFFAPDEGYLEELTK, from the coding sequence ATGGAAACTGTCATAAAGATAGAGAACCTCGTGAAAGCGTTCGACGGGCGCCGCGTCCTGGAGAACATAAATCTCGAGGTTTATAAGGGCGAAACGATCGTCATCGTAGGCGGGTCCGGCTGCGGGAAATCAACCCTCTTGCGCCATATAATAGGGCAGTTAAGACCCGATGCCGGGAAGATCCATCTCTTCGGGGAGGATATTACCCGCCTGAAGGAAAGCCAGATGGATCGGCTGAAAAAACGCTTCGGCATGCTCTTTCAGTCGGCCGCTCTGTTCGATTCGCTTACCGTCGAGGAGAACATCGCGCTCCCGCTCAGGGAGCACACCAAGCTCGACGAGCACATCATAAAGATCATGGTAAAGATGAAGCTCAACCAGGTAGGCCTCCGCGGCTTCGGCCATCTTATGCCGTCGCAGCTTTCAGGAGGCATGAGGAAGCGCGTCGGACTCGCCCGCGCTGTGGCCCTCGACCCGGAGATAATCTTCTATGACGAGCCGTCGGCCGGCCTCGACCCTGTCGTGACCGCGGTCGTCGATAAACTGATAGTCGACCTCGCCGGCGCGCTGTCGATCACTTCGGTCGTGGTCACCCATGACATGAATTCCGTCTTTAGGATAGCCGACAGGATAGTGATGTTATATAAAGGCAAGGTCCTGCAGATAGGGACTAAAGACGAGATAAGGAATTCCAAGAACGAATATATACAGCAGTTCATAAACGGGACCATAGAAGGCCCGATGCGGTTCTTCGCGCCGGATGAGGGATACCTCGAGGAATTGACAAAATAA
- a CDS encoding ABC transporter permease: MNILQAIGRATLSAGTAIWDVFALFFNTLYWLLFAPFIGKFIGRRYIFQQMVFAGVQSILIVFFVTLFIGIVLAMQGAYQLDKLGAVRFVAALISVSMCREMGPVLIALVVAGRVGSAIAAELGTMKVTEQIEALETMALNPVRFLVVPRFLALLIMLPALTIMGDLVGMFGGYLVGVYNLKISPGLYIKTNFEFLVAKDVMTGLLKSVVFAVIISMIGCYQGLNTKGGAEGVGRSTTLSVVISFILIILADAILTGIFYFANV; encoded by the coding sequence ATGAACATTTTGCAAGCTATAGGCAGGGCTACCCTGAGCGCGGGCACGGCGATATGGGACGTGTTCGCGTTGTTTTTTAATACCCTATACTGGCTGTTATTCGCGCCTTTTATAGGCAAATTTATCGGAAGGCGGTACATCTTCCAACAGATGGTCTTCGCAGGCGTACAGTCCATCCTGATAGTATTTTTTGTCACGTTGTTCATAGGAATAGTCCTCGCGATGCAGGGCGCGTACCAGCTGGATAAGCTCGGCGCGGTGAGGTTCGTGGCGGCCCTTATCAGCGTCTCGATGTGCCGTGAGATGGGGCCGGTGCTGATAGCGCTCGTGGTCGCAGGGAGAGTCGGTTCCGCGATAGCGGCGGAACTAGGCACCATGAAAGTAACCGAGCAGATAGAGGCGCTCGAGACGATGGCCCTCAACCCGGTAAGGTTTTTGGTCGTGCCGAGATTTTTAGCCCTCCTCATCATGCTTCCCGCCCTTACGATAATGGGAGACCTGGTAGGGATGTTCGGAGGGTATCTGGTCGGCGTCTATAACCTCAAGATAAGCCCGGGCCTTTATATAAAGACAAATTTTGAATTCCTCGTGGCGAAGGATGTGATGACCGGCCTTTTAAAGAGCGTCGTCTTCGCCGTAATCATATCGATGATCGGATGCTATCAGGGCCTTAATACGAAAGGCGGCGCCGAGGGCGTCGGGCGCTCTACCACCCTTAGCGTCGTTATAAGTTTTATACTCATAATACTGGCTGACGCAATATTGACCGGTATATTCTATTTCGCGAACGTGTAA